The Tautonia plasticadhaerens nucleotide sequence GGATCGTCCGGTCCCTCCCCAACGCCCGGGTCTTCGGCATGGACCTCGTCTCCGAGATGCTCCGGGGCGGGGCCGCCCGCTGGGCCTCCCACGAGGGGACGATCTGCCCGGTCCAGGGGGACAGCGAGCACCTGCCCTTCGCACCTGGCAGCTTCGACGTGGTCACCTGCGCCAACAGCTTCCACCACTACCCCGACCAGGGCCGGGCCGTGGCCGAGATGCACCGCGTCCTGAAGCCGGGCGGCCGACTCATGCTCATCGACGGCTACCGGGACGCCCCCTGGGGCTGGTTCATCTACGACGTCTGCGTCGAGACGGTCGAGGGGAACGTCCACCACTGCTCCCGATCCCGGCTCCGCGACCTCTTCGCCGCCGCCGGCTTCGTCGAGACCGAGCAGACCGTCCACCGGGGCCCCGCCCCCTTCCTCCTCAGCGAAGGGGTCGCCCGGTCGGCCTCGACCCTCCGGCGCCCGCACATCGCCGTTTCAGGCCGGGCGGCCCGCCCGGTCGCCTCGGCCGACTGACGGGGCCGCCCGATCGGCGGACCCGGCTTCCTCCCGGCGTCAGGTCACGGCGCCCGAGGTCCCGGCGAAGGTGCGCCACGACCCGGATTCGAGGATCTCGGAGATCGCCCCGACGGCCTCCTCCAGCTCCTCGTCCCGGGTGTAGAAGTGCGGGGAGAGCCGGATCCCCGCCCCCGGCCGGTAGTCGCAGAGGATCTCCCGGGCCTTGAGCGCCCGGGAGACCGCCAGGCCGTTCGGCACGTCGAGGGCGACCGTCCCCCCCCGTCGGTCGGGATCCCGGGGGACGTTGCAGCGGTACCCCCGTTCGCCCGCCAGCGCGATGAGCTGCCCCGTCTGGCGGATGGACTTCTCCCGGATCGCCCCGATGCCCGCCTCCCGGATGATCTCCAGGCCCGGCCTCGCGGCGTGCAACGCCGGGATGTTCGGCGTGCCGTGCAGGAACCGCCAGGCGTCGGCCCGACGCTCCAGGGTCGGCTCGAAGGCGAAGGGCTTCGGATGAGCCATCCAGCCCGTCAGCCGGGGGGCCAGCACCTCCCGCAATCCCGGCCGCACCCAGAGGAAGGCCGCCCCCGGCCCGCCGCAGAGCCACTTCAGGCAGCCGCCGATGTAGGCGTCGACCCCCAGGGCCTTCACGTCCACCGGGATCGCCCCGACCGCCTGGTAGCCGTCGACGATCGAGACCGCCCCGACCCCCCTCGCCCGCTCGGCGATTGCGTTCACGTCGTGGATGAATGAACTCTTGAACAAGACATGCGAGACGTTCACGAACGCCGTCCGGTCGTCGATCTCCCCGGCGACCCGTCCCGAGTCGACCGCGATCCCGTCCTCCGAAGGCACATCCACCACCTCGGCGCCGAGGCCGCACTGCTGGTCGATCAGGTATTTGACCGAAGGGAAGTGCATCGCGTCGGTGACGACCTTCGGGCGCCCTCCCCGATAATCGAAGCAGCTGAACAGGACGGCGTGGGCGATCGTCACGCTCGGCTGGAACACGACCTCCCCCGGCCCCGCGCCGATCAGGGGGGCGACCAGGTCCCCGACGGCCGAGGCCATCTCCCACCAGGATTCCTCCCAGGCCCGCACCCCCCGGTCGGCCCAGGTCCGGAAATAGGCCCTGAGCGCCTCCTCCACCCCCTCCGGCACCGCCCCCAGGGAATTGCTGATGAGGTAATTCGTCCGCCCCAGGATCGGGAAACGTCCCCGGTAGGCCAGAAGCGGGTCGTCGGGCGTCGGTTCAGCCACGGGGCAAGGTCCTCAGCACGGCCCGGACGGGGCTCGCGTCGAAGCCCACCAGGCGAAGGGGCAGCGCGATCAGTTCGTAATCCCCCTCGGGGACTCCCCCGAGACACACCCCTTCGAGGATGGTCACCCCCCGCTCCAGGCATCTCCAGTGGGTGGGCAGGTCCTTGGAGTCGAACCGGTCGACGCTCGGCGCGTCGGTGCCGACCAGCACCACGCCCCGATCGGCGAGCGTGTCGATCAGCGCCGGGTCCAGCGGCGCGAAGACCTCCGGGAACGCCTCCGGATCCGGGTGTGTTCCGGTGTCGATCAGGACCCGGGGCGGGAGGGCTCCGTCCGGCAGGTGGCCCGACCCGACCGCCTCCCCCTGGACGACGCGAGGCCGGATCACCTGGCAGGGCCCCACGAACGTGTCCAGCGGGAGCGAATCGACCCCGGGCGCATCGAGCCCGTAGTGGTTCGGCCCGTCGACGTGCGAACCCAGGTGGACCGTCGCGTGCAGGGTCGACAGCGTGAGGCCGTCCCCCCGCTTCATGTCCGAGAGCACCTCCCGGCTCGGCGGCGTGTCCCCCGGCCAGACCTTGAGTCGGGGGGAGATCGGCGGCGAGAGGTCGTAGATCCGGCACATGGCCTCGATCACCCCCGCCGGACCTGGTCCAGGCTTGCTCGTAGGGTTCGCACCGAATGACGGAACGCCTCGGCCTCCTCGTCGGAGAGCGGTAGCTCGACGACGTGCTCCGCCCCCGACCGTCCGACCACCGTCGGCAGGCTGGCCGACATCCGCACCTCGATCCCGCAACGGCCCAGCATCGGCGAGCAGACGGTGATCACCGTCTTCTGGTCCCGGAGGATCGCCTCCACCACCCCGAGCAGGCCGAGGCCGATGGCATAGTAGGTCGCCTGCTTCCGCTGGATGATCTCATACGCGGCGCGACGGGTCTGCTCGGCGATCCGATCGCGGTCGACTTCCGATTTCTGCCGCCCGCCCGGCCCGACGAAGTGGTCGATCCGGACCCCGCCGATGTCCGCCAGGCTCCAGACGGGGACCTGGGTGTCGCCGTGCTCGCCGATGACGTAGGCGTGCACGCTCCTCGGGTTCACGGCGAAGTGCTCCCCCAGCAGCACCCGGAACCGGGCCGTGTCGAGCACCGTCCCCGAGCCGATCACCCGGCCCTCGGGCAATCCCGCGCAGTCGGCGGCGATCTGCGTCAGCACGTCCACCGGGTTGCTCGCCACCACGATCACCGAGTCGGGCGCGGCGGCCGCCACCATCGGCACGATGTCCGCGATCACCTCCGCGTTCTTCTGCAGGAGGTCGATCCGCGTCTCCCCCGGCCGCTGGTTCCTCCCGGCGGTGATCACCACCGCCTCGGCCCCGGCCAGGTCGTCGTAGTCCCCGGCCCGGATCCGCATCGGGCTGACGAACGGCAGGCCGTGGTTGAGGTCCATCGCCTCCCCCTCGGCCCTCCGGCGGTCGAGGTCCACGAGGACCAGCTCCGTGGCCACGCTCCGCTGCATCAGGGCGTAGGCGAACGAGCTGCCGACCATCCCCGTGCCGACCAGTCCCACCTTCCCCCGCCTCGCCCCTGCGGCCATCATCGCTCACTCCATCTCGACTCGACCCCCGGTCTCCCGCCTCCGATTAGCCTATCTCCCCCGCCCCCCACCGGCGAGCCCCCGTCCGGGAACCGCATCCGATCCGGCTC carries:
- a CDS encoding class I SAM-dependent methyltransferase, with the protein product MGYDKRQATEEFARWSRSYDQSVLQWLLFGPSHRAMIRRIRDRFGDRPIRVLDVGCGTGVFGERIVRSLPNARVFGMDLVSEMLRGGAARWASHEGTICPVQGDSEHLPFAPGSFDVVTCANSFHHYPDQGRAVAEMHRVLKPGGRLMLIDGYRDAPWGWFIYDVCVETVEGNVHHCSRSRLRDLFAAAGFVETEQTVHRGPAPFLLSEGVARSASTLRRPHIAVSGRAARPVASAD
- a CDS encoding L-lactate dehydrogenase — protein: MMAAGARRGKVGLVGTGMVGSSFAYALMQRSVATELVLVDLDRRRAEGEAMDLNHGLPFVSPMRIRAGDYDDLAGAEAVVITAGRNQRPGETRIDLLQKNAEVIADIVPMVAAAAPDSVIVVASNPVDVLTQIAADCAGLPEGRVIGSGTVLDTARFRVLLGEHFAVNPRSVHAYVIGEHGDTQVPVWSLADIGGVRIDHFVGPGGRQKSEVDRDRIAEQTRRAAYEIIQRKQATYYAIGLGLLGVVEAILRDQKTVITVCSPMLGRCGIEVRMSASLPTVVGRSGAEHVVELPLSDEEAEAFRHSVRTLRASLDQVRRG
- a CDS encoding cyclase family protein encodes the protein MCRIYDLSPPISPRLKVWPGDTPPSREVLSDMKRGDGLTLSTLHATVHLGSHVDGPNHYGLDAPGVDSLPLDTFVGPCQVIRPRVVQGEAVGSGHLPDGALPPRVLIDTGTHPDPEAFPEVFAPLDPALIDTLADRGVVLVGTDAPSVDRFDSKDLPTHWRCLERGVTILEGVCLGGVPEGDYELIALPLRLVGFDASPVRAVLRTLPRG
- a CDS encoding aminotransferase class V-fold PLP-dependent enzyme → MAEPTPDDPLLAYRGRFPILGRTNYLISNSLGAVPEGVEEALRAYFRTWADRGVRAWEESWWEMASAVGDLVAPLIGAGPGEVVFQPSVTIAHAVLFSCFDYRGGRPKVVTDAMHFPSVKYLIDQQCGLGAEVVDVPSEDGIAVDSGRVAGEIDDRTAFVNVSHVLFKSSFIHDVNAIAERARGVGAVSIVDGYQAVGAIPVDVKALGVDAYIGGCLKWLCGGPGAAFLWVRPGLREVLAPRLTGWMAHPKPFAFEPTLERRADAWRFLHGTPNIPALHAARPGLEIIREAGIGAIREKSIRQTGQLIALAGERGYRCNVPRDPDRRGGTVALDVPNGLAVSRALKAREILCDYRPGAGIRLSPHFYTRDEELEEAVGAISEILESGSWRTFAGTSGAVT